One genomic segment of Desulfomicrobium sp. ZS1 includes these proteins:
- a CDS encoding HD domain-containing phosphohydrolase yields MTTAFHVLVVDDEPALREICEEALSGAGHAVTLASNGQDALSKLGTNGFDLVISDLRMPDMNGQDLLSQIRKRQLDVDFLVMTGYGTTETAVDIMKNGAADYIAKPFDIKHLLLRVRSILEQRRSRKEQEKLSAVVRMLGLSKRLGTQLNHVAVVDEFLIHLRENFSPDAICLLLPEMLERGPNLMQGRLLETNEVLRVFVTKLCNRILQHGKSYLLDHFTLQQSSFNAALFPGGFPYSVMAVPLDLPQKRIGVITLVRDKENPLYCEQDLQLLGVFASHTASALQNSHLYSRLRTMNQDVIRSFAQAVELKDYYTRGHSERVAEYACRLGRTLGLGSKELDRLHIAGMLHDIGKIGIPDHILNKPGALTDDEYENMKRHSSMGRDILGQVGAMNDVTEIIYHHHERMDGQGYPDGLAGDAVPFMARIICLVDSYEAMTSNRAYRQSLPLDKVMYALDRGAGTQWDKELTATWMSIVEQEQPGFSPQ; encoded by the coding sequence ATGACTACAGCTTTTCATGTGCTGGTGGTGGATGATGAACCCGCGCTCAGGGAAATTTGCGAAGAGGCACTTTCGGGCGCCGGCCATGCCGTGACTCTGGCCTCCAACGGGCAGGATGCTCTGAGCAAACTTGGGACGAATGGCTTTGACCTGGTCATCAGTGACTTGCGCATGCCCGACATGAACGGTCAGGACTTACTCAGCCAGATACGCAAGCGTCAGCTTGACGTGGATTTTCTGGTCATGACCGGCTACGGGACCACGGAGACCGCCGTGGACATCATGAAGAACGGGGCGGCGGATTACATCGCCAAGCCGTTCGACATCAAGCATCTGCTTTTGCGGGTGCGCTCCATCCTTGAACAGCGCAGAAGCCGCAAGGAGCAGGAAAAGCTGTCCGCCGTGGTGCGCATGCTGGGCTTGAGCAAGCGGCTCGGCACTCAGCTCAACCATGTGGCCGTGGTGGACGAGTTTCTGATCCACCTGCGCGAGAATTTCTCTCCGGACGCGATCTGCCTGCTCCTGCCGGAAATGCTGGAGCGCGGGCCCAACCTCATGCAGGGGCGTCTGCTTGAAACCAACGAAGTCCTGCGCGTTTTTGTGACCAAGCTCTGCAACAGGATTCTGCAGCACGGCAAATCCTATCTTCTCGACCACTTCACCCTGCAACAATCATCCTTCAACGCAGCCCTGTTTCCAGGCGGTTTTCCCTACTCGGTCATGGCCGTGCCTCTGGACCTGCCGCAGAAGCGTATCGGGGTCATCACTCTGGTCCGCGACAAGGAGAATCCTCTCTATTGTGAGCAGGACTTGCAATTGTTGGGCGTTTTCGCGTCCCATACCGCATCGGCCCTGCAAAACTCCCATCTCTACTCGCGTCTGCGGACCATGAACCAGGATGTGATCCGCTCCTTTGCCCAGGCTGTGGAGCTCAAGGATTACTATACCCGTGGGCACTCGGAGCGCGTGGCCGAATATGCCTGCCGCCTGGGACGCACGCTGGGGCTTGGGAGCAAGGAGCTTGATCGGTTGCATATAGCCGGAATGCTGCATGATATCGGAAAAATCGGCATCCCGGATCATATCCTGAACAAGCCCGGCGCCCTGACCGATGACGAATACGAGAACATGAAGCGTCACAGCTCCATGGGCCGGGATATTCTGGGGCAGGTCGGCGCCATGAACGATGTGACGGAGATCATTTACCATCATCATGAGCGGATGGACGGTCAGGGCTATCCCGATGGCCTGGCGGGCGACGCCGTGCCCTTCATGGCCCGGATCATTTGTTTGGTCGACAGTTATGAGGCCATGACCTCCAACCGCGCCTACCGCCAGTCCCTGCCTCTGGACAAGGTCATGTACGCCCTGGACCGGGGAGCCGGCACGCAGTGGGACAAGGAACTGACGGCGACCTGGATGTCCATTGTCGAGCAGGAGCAGCCCGGCTTTTCTCCGCAGTGA